The Sagittula stellata E-37 sequence GGCGATGGGCGCGAAATGAGACGCCAGATCGGCATCGTCCGACTGAGCCGCAAGCGCCTCTGCCCAGTACCGCGCAAACCAGTAGTGGCTGTCGCGGTTGTCCGGCTCGCCAACCTTGCGCGAAGGCGAATGCCCATTGTCCAGGATGCCCTGCGTGGCGGTGTCGACCGCGTCACCCAGAACGCGGGCCTTCTGGTTGCCCTTCTGGTCGGCGAGGAACTTGAACGACTCGCCAAGCGCGCAGAACTCGCCAAGGCTGTCCCAGCGCAGGTGGTTTTCGGACTGGAGCTGCTGGACGTGCTTGGGGGCAGAGCCGCCGGCGCCGGTTTCGAACAGGCCGCCGCCCTGCATCAGCTTGACGATGGACAACATCTTGGCCGAGGTCGCCAGTTCGAGGATCGGGAAGAGGTCGGTCAGGTAGTCCCGCAGAACGTTGCCGGTGATCGAGATACAGTTCTCACCCTTGGTGATGGTCTCCAGCGAGGCGACGGTGGCTTCGCGCGGGGCCATGATCTCGAACTTGTCGGAAACGCCCTGGGCTTCGAGGATCGGCTTTACGAACTCGATCAGTTGAGCATCGTGGGCGCGGTTCGCGTCCAGCCAGAAAATCGCGCGGTAGCCGGTCGCCTTCTGACGTTCGATGGCGAGCTTGACCCAGTCCTCGATCGGCGCCTTGCGGGCCGAAGCAGACCGCCAGATGTCGCCCGCTTCGACGCTGTGAGAGTGCAGAACGGTGCCGTCGTCGAGGATCATCTTCACGGTGCCGGAGGCGGGGATCTCGAAGGTGGTCGGGTGAGAGCCGTACTCCTCCGCCTTCTGCGCCATCAGGCCGATGTTCTGTACGGTGCCGGCTGTGGCCGGGTTCAGCTTGCCGTTCGCCTTGAAGAACTCGATCGCCGCATCATAGACCGGCGCATAGGAGCTGTCGGGGATCACGCAGTTGGTGTCCGCCTCCTTGCCGTCCGGGCCCCAGCCCTTGCCGCCCGCGCGGATCAGCGCCGGCATCGAGGCGTCGATGATGACGTCCGACGGCACGTGCAGGTTGGTGATCCCACGGTCGCTGTCGACCATGTACATCGGCGGGCGCTGCTCGCGGCAGTCCGCGATGGCCTTGGTGATTTCCGGTTCGTCCTTCACTCGTGCCAGCAGATCGCCCATGCCGGACGCCGGGTTCACTCCAAGAGCGGCCATCTTGTCGCCGTACTTCTCGAAGACCGGAGCCAGCCACGCCTTGACTGCATGGCCGAAGATGATCGGGTCGGAGACCTTCATCATCGTCGCCTTCATGTGCAGCGAGAAGAGGGTGCCTTCCGCCTTGGTTTTCTCGATTTCCTCGGCAAGAAAGGCATCCAGCGCCTTGGCAGACATGTAGGTGGCGTCGACCACGGTGCCCGCCGGGTAGGAGACGCCCTCTTTCAGAACGGTCTCGCCATCTGCGGTCTCCAGCACGATCTTCGCGGTCGCGGCCTTGTCGAGCGTGGCGGACACTTCGTTGGAATAGAAATCGTCGCCCGACATCGCGGCGACGCGGGTCTTGGAGTCTGCGGTCCACTCGCCCATGCGGTGCGGGTTGTTCTGGGCGAATTTCTTGACCGCTGCCGCTGCACGGCGGTCGGAGTTCCCCTCGCGCAGAACCGGGTTCACGGCGGAGCCCTTGATGCTGTCATACTTGGCGCGGACGGCCTTTTCCTCGTCCGTGGACGGGGATTCGGGGTAATCCGGCAGAGCGTAACCCTGCGACTGCAATTCCTTGACCGCCGCCACAAGCTGCGGCACCGATGCGGAGATGTTCGGAAGCTTGATCACGTTTGCGTCCGGCTTCTTCACCAGATCGCCCAGCACGGCGAGGTCGTCGGTCTGGCGCTGATCCGCGGACAGAGCCTCCGGGAAGGTGGCGATGATGCGCCCGGCAAGGCTGATGTCCTTCGTACCGACCGAGACACCGGCGGCAGAAGCAAAGGACTGGATGATCGGAAGAAGCGAAGCAGAGGCCAGCTCGGGCGCTTCGTCGACCTTGGTGTAGATGATATCGGACGTGGACGTGTCGGACATGGGATCCCCCTTGTTAACCTTGCGCCCTCTCTAGGCCAAACCTGCAACGGCGTCTACAGTATGCAGATGTATACAGTGAGCCATTTCGTCGCCCGTGCGCTGTAAACAGTTTGTTCACTTTCGCCCTGTGGAAGAATCTTGCCGATGTTGCAGATTTGCCCCGCTCGTCGGATTTGCTGCGCTGTAGCAAGAGCGTCATGTCGCCATGTGGCCGGAACACATGTAACTCCAACAATGATTGACGGCCTGCGCGGCGCGGCTTGCAAGCGGCCCTGTGCGGTTCAAGAATGGACAAAAGCAAATTCTGGGACGGGGTAAGATATGAGCGGGACCTCCAAGCGGGCGCAGGATCGGGGCCTTCTGCCGAAAGCAGGGCGCTGGATCGGAGCCGCGGCGCTGACCGTTGCGCTGACATCCTGCGGAATCACCTACAACAGCCCCACGGTCAATTCATCAGCAGAGGGCTTCCAGGTAACCGTCTTGGAAATGTCGCCGACGATCGTGGCAAGCGCCAACCGTTCGCCCTATGCGCCGCAAAGCTTGCCCGCGTCTTTCTTCGCCAACGCAGGTGGCGGCAGCGCGCGTGGCGCCGGCGCCATCCCGCCGACCCCCTATCTGCCCGACGAATCGCGTGAAACCGTCGAGTTTCGCCCCCTGCCCGACGTTGCGCCGCAGCCGTACCGCATCGGCGTGGGCGACGAGCTTCTTCTGGCCACCAAGAGCCGCAATTCGGTCGAGGAACTGTCCGGCCTGCTCGCCGCGGCGAACCAGCGTCAGGGGTACACCGTCCGCGACGACGGCAACATCGCCATTCCCGACGTGGGCTCCATCGCAGTGGCCGGCCTGACCATCGAAGAGGCCGAGAACCGCCTGTTCCAGGTGCTGGTCGACAACCAGATCGATCCGACCTTCAGCCTTGAAGTCAGCCGCTTCAATTCGCAGCGTGTGGCCGTTGGTGGCGCAGTGCGCGCCCCGACCATCGTGCCCATCACGCCCAACGACCTGACACTCGGCGAGGCGATCATCGCCGCCGGTGGCACGGAAGTCCGCGACAGGGAATTCGCCTCGATCCGCGTGTACCGTCAGGGCACGCTCTACCAGATCCCTCTGGAAATCTACCTCCAGAACCCGGGCATGAAGGACAAGCTCATGCAGGCGGGCGACGCTGTGTTCGTCGATACCTCCTACGATCTGGACCGGGCGCTGGAGTTCTACCGGGCGAAGATCGACGTGATCTCCCTGCGCCAGGAAGCCCGCAACAGCGCGCTGAACAACTTGATGACGGAAATCAACATCCGCCGCGGCGCGCTTGAAGAGGACCGCACCAACTTTGATCGCCGCGAGAAGTACGGTGCCAACGGCCGCCAGTACGTCTACCTTGCCGGTGAAGTGAGCGACCAGAACCGCTTTGCCCTGCCGTTCAACGACCGTGCCACGCTGGCAGACGTCTTGTACGGCGAGGGCGGCTTTGACACGACGACGGGCGATCCGTCCGAGATTTACGTGCTGCGCGGCGACCCGCAGGCCGGCTATGGCGACATCGTCATTGCCTACCACCTGAACGCCCGAAATGCAGCGAAACTGATCCTCGCAACAAAGTTCGAGATGCGTCCCGACGACATCATCTTCATCGAGGAACAGCCGATCACCAAATGGAACCGCGCCCTTCAGCAGCTGTTCCCCGTCCTGCTCCGCAGCGCACAGAACGCTCTTTGAGCATCTGACCGAAAATCCGGCAAGTGTGACCGATTTCAAGCAAGGTCACACTTGCTGGGCCGCGAAGACGCCTCATATACATTCCCATATGAGACTTTTCGGCAAGCCACGCGGGCGCGACCGCGACCACCAACCAGCAGTGCGGGCAAGCGTCCCTTTCGACGCGCCTTTGGCGCCGGAAGAGGCGTTTTTTGCCATCGGCGACGTGCACGGCTGCCTCTCGCAACTTGGCAAACTGCTGCTGGAAATCGACAAGCGGGACAACGCGCCGAAAATCGTCTGCCTGGGTGACATGATTGACCGTGGCGATCACTCCGCCGGCGTCCTGCAGTTGCTGCTGGCCCTGAGCCGGGAGATGGGCGACCAACTCGTTTGCCTGCGTGGCAACCACGAACAGATGATGCTCCGCTTTATCGAGGACCCGGACCGCTACGAATCCCGCTGGCTAAGTCATGGCGGCCTTCAGACGCTGGCGAGTTTCGGCGTCTCCCGCAGCGGCAAACGTGATCCGGAGGGCCTGCGCGACCGGCTCCTCGATGCGATGGGGGATGACATGGTGAACTGGCTGCGGGACCTGCCATCCCAATGGCAGACCGGCAACGTGGCCACCGTACACGCCGCCGCAGACCCTGCGCTTCCGATGAACTTCCAGTCGACGCAGGTTCTGGCGTGGGGCCACCCCGACTTTTTCCGGGTCAACCGCGAGGATAGCATCTGGGTGGTTCACGGACACACCATAACCGAAGAAGCCACAGCGCAGGACGGGCGTATTTCCGTCGACACCGGAGCCTACGTCAACGGTCGCCTGACCGCCGCGCACATCTATCCAGGCGGTGTCGACTTTATCCACACCTGAGGCGTCCCTCCGCCCCGGTCAGGCCGCTCAGTTCCCGGATTCGGAGAAGTGCTGATAGTCCTTCGCCGACGACCACGTCCCGCCCCATCCCCAGCTCCGTTTCTCGAAAGCGGTAACGACCGCGTCGCCAGACAA is a genomic window containing:
- a CDS encoding NADP-dependent isocitrate dehydrogenase; amino-acid sequence: MSDTSTSDIIYTKVDEAPELASASLLPIIQSFASAAGVSVGTKDISLAGRIIATFPEALSADQRQTDDLAVLGDLVKKPDANVIKLPNISASVPQLVAAVKELQSQGYALPDYPESPSTDEEKAVRAKYDSIKGSAVNPVLREGNSDRRAAAAVKKFAQNNPHRMGEWTADSKTRVAAMSGDDFYSNEVSATLDKAATAKIVLETADGETVLKEGVSYPAGTVVDATYMSAKALDAFLAEEIEKTKAEGTLFSLHMKATMMKVSDPIIFGHAVKAWLAPVFEKYGDKMAALGVNPASGMGDLLARVKDEPEITKAIADCREQRPPMYMVDSDRGITNLHVPSDVIIDASMPALIRAGGKGWGPDGKEADTNCVIPDSSYAPVYDAAIEFFKANGKLNPATAGTVQNIGLMAQKAEEYGSHPTTFEIPASGTVKMILDDGTVLHSHSVEAGDIWRSASARKAPIEDWVKLAIERQKATGYRAIFWLDANRAHDAQLIEFVKPILEAQGVSDKFEIMAPREATVASLETITKGENCISITGNVLRDYLTDLFPILELATSAKMLSIVKLMQGGGLFETGAGGSAPKHVQQLQSENHLRWDSLGEFCALGESFKFLADQKGNQKARVLGDAVDTATQGILDNGHSPSRKVGEPDNRDSHYWFARYWAEALAAQSDDADLASHFAPIAKALADGESDIVAELAAAQGSPADTGGYYHNDPDKVAAVMRPSKTLNAIIG
- a CDS encoding metallophosphoesterase, translating into MRLFGKPRGRDRDHQPAVRASVPFDAPLAPEEAFFAIGDVHGCLSQLGKLLLEIDKRDNAPKIVCLGDMIDRGDHSAGVLQLLLALSREMGDQLVCLRGNHEQMMLRFIEDPDRYESRWLSHGGLQTLASFGVSRSGKRDPEGLRDRLLDAMGDDMVNWLRDLPSQWQTGNVATVHAAADPALPMNFQSTQVLAWGHPDFFRVNREDSIWVVHGHTITEEATAQDGRISVDTGAYVNGRLTAAHIYPGGVDFIHT
- a CDS encoding polysaccharide biosynthesis/export family protein, giving the protein MSGTSKRAQDRGLLPKAGRWIGAAALTVALTSCGITYNSPTVNSSAEGFQVTVLEMSPTIVASANRSPYAPQSLPASFFANAGGGSARGAGAIPPTPYLPDESRETVEFRPLPDVAPQPYRIGVGDELLLATKSRNSVEELSGLLAAANQRQGYTVRDDGNIAIPDVGSIAVAGLTIEEAENRLFQVLVDNQIDPTFSLEVSRFNSQRVAVGGAVRAPTIVPITPNDLTLGEAIIAAGGTEVRDREFASIRVYRQGTLYQIPLEIYLQNPGMKDKLMQAGDAVFVDTSYDLDRALEFYRAKIDVISLRQEARNSALNNLMTEINIRRGALEEDRTNFDRREKYGANGRQYVYLAGEVSDQNRFALPFNDRATLADVLYGEGGFDTTTGDPSEIYVLRGDPQAGYGDIVIAYHLNARNAAKLILATKFEMRPDDIIFIEEQPITKWNRALQQLFPVLLRSAQNAL